A genomic segment from Strix uralensis isolate ZFMK-TIS-50842 unplaced genomic scaffold, bStrUra1 scaffold_382, whole genome shotgun sequence encodes:
- the TONSL gene encoding tonsoku-like protein isoform X4, with translation MRPLHQKKHFSLRVLLSLGDFAAAKRSLKQAYVLGSRQPWQRDLVRSNLRYATKVTRLQEALEEAAASDPPAAVALCEQLGDTFSKHGDYARAVDYYQKQLSFAQELGRPAEELAIIHVSLATTFGDLKDHARAVHHYRQELALHQGNALEEGKTWLNVALAMEEAGEPRAELQPCLHTALERAEAAGDPRLQRQILRHLHSLQLRDGDAEAAAGTVARLGGLGGSGEEEEEEEEEEPESSEAQDESELELSESEGEEEELDGYSKSVPGRRRISKWNRRNERGETPLHRACIEGDLRRVQLFLRQGHPLNPRDYCGWTPLHEACNHGHLEIVRLLLDRGAALDDPGGPGCEGITPLHDALSCGHFEVAELLVRRGASVTARNAKGLTPLGTLEEWARTYGDELDQETRQRCRAAERLLKETAAARGPPARLCQESPPADGEREIQQPRSPEEPEDGAASPVKKRQRGTEPDEYEAAIRGLGSAKSLLGGPKSLLGGPKPLLGDGTATVRRQPALIPAEEYLEDDDWLEDDLGESRGARKRPRRDPPDPAIISGDSTGPESDGGLPAPARHRQPRRRRSVQSRLTGLVERSPAGCSRERRPPEMAGTPREGEGSPPCAPAPPPAPPPTLRVRVRVQDNVFLIPVPQSRFYRRGSENRAVGWLAERAAERYYQTCGLSPRLTLKKEGALLAPQDLVGDVLQSNEEVLAEVQCWDLPPLAERYRKACQSLAVEPHPLLLKVTELHEQSPTLGVGGGLALRPPHFPPLLRALKLQAPLRQLRLRGCGLPDAVATQLLATVATLPALTLLDLAGNRFSAQGLRQLLPQQPGTFQNLEELDLSLNPLGDSGCRPLSQLLQSCPALTTLRLQACGFTDAFALAGPPRLQTLALSCNALGPAGLTRLLGSLPSRDLVRLELGSVAAPGPRPLTAALGKYLAQEGSALSHLTLSGNRLGDGDVLEVARCLPACPALVSLDFSANPGISTAGLRALLSALDQRSRGLRFLSLAGCAVEAPLDAATWAGIAGKIRDFRLCGKNVRPDPRPDAE, from the exons ATGCGACCACTACatcaaaaaaagcatttttctctcagA GTCCTGCTGAGTTTGGGGGATTTTGCGGCCGCCAAGCGCTCGCTGAAGCAAGCTTACGTGTTGGGCTCGCGGCAGCCCTGGCAGCGAGACCTCGTCCGCTCAAATCTCCGCTACG CCACCAAAGTGACACGGCTGCAGGAGGCTTTGGAGGAGGCAGCGGCTAGTGACCCGCCGGCGGCCGTAGCTCTCTGCGAGCAGCTCGGGGACACCTTCTCCAAGCACGGCGACTACGCCCGGGCCGTGGACTACTACCAAAAGCAG TTGAGCTTtgcccaggagctggggaggCCAGCGGAGGAGCTGGCTATCATCCACGTCTCGTTGGCCACCACTTTTGGGGACCTGAAGGACCACGCGCGAGCTGTCCACCATTACCGGCAGGAGCTGGCCTTGCACCAGGGCAATGCGCTGGAg GAGGGGAAGACGTGGCTGAACGTGGCGCTGGCCATGGAGGAGGCAGGCGAGCCCCGCGCCgagctccagccctgcctccaCACCGCGCTGGAGCGAGCGGAGGCGGCCGGAGACCCCCGGTTGCAG CGGCAGATCCTGCGGCACCTCCACTCGCTGCAGCTGCGGGACGGTGACGCCGAAGCGGCCGCCGGCACCGTGGCccggctgggggggctggggggctccggtgaggaagaggaggaggaggaggaagaagaaccAGAGAGCAGCGAAGCTCAGGACGAGAGCGAGCTGGAGCTGTCGGAGAGCG agggggaggaagaggaactCGACGGTTACAGCAAGAGCGTCCCCGGGCGCCGGCGGATCAGCAAG TGGAACCGTCGGAACGAGCGGGGCGAGACCCCACTGCACCGCGCCTGCATCGAGGGCGACCTGCGCCGTGTCCAGCTCTTCCTCAGGCAG GGGCACCCCCTGAACCCCCGCGATTACTGCGGCTGGACCCCGCTGCACGAGGCCTGCAACCACGGGCACCTGG AAATCGTCCGGCTGCTGTTGGACCGGGGGGCTGCGCTGGACGATCCCGGGGGGCCGGGTTGCGAAGGCATCACCCCCCTCCACGACGCCCTCAGTTGCGGCCATTTTGAGGTGGCCGAGTTGTTGGTGCGGCGCGGAGCCTCGGTGACGGCCAGGAACGCCAAG GGTCTGACGCCGCTGGGGACGCTGGAGGAGTGGGCGAGGACCTACGGCGACGAGCTCGACCAGGAGACGCGGCAGCGCTGCCGGGCGGCCGAGCGGCTGCTGAAGGAGACGGCGGCGGCGCGAG GTCCCCCGGCACGGCTCTGCCAGGAATCGCCGCCGGCGGATGGCGAGCGGGAAATCCAGCAGCCGCGCTCCCCGGAGGAACCGGAGGATGGTGCCGCGTCGCCGGTGAAGAAGCGGCAACGGGGGACGGAGCCCGACGAGTACGAAGCCGCCATCCGGGGCCTCGGTAGCGCCAAATCCCTCCTTGGTGGCCCCAAATCCCTCCTTGGTGGCCCCAAACCCCTCCTCGGCGACGGCACCGCCACGGTGCGCCGGCAGCCGGCCCTCATCCCGGCTGAGGAGTACCTAGAGGATGACGACTGGCTGGAAGATGACTTGGGAGAGTCCCGGGGGGCTCGTAAACGGCCTCGCCGGGACCCCCCCGACCCGGCGATCATTTCGGGGGACAGCACGGGACCGGAAAGCGACGGCGGGCTCCCCGCGCCGGCCCGGCACCGGCAACCGCGGCGGCGCCGGAGTGTGCAGAGCCGGCTGACGGGCTTGGTGGAAAGGAGCCCGGCGGGATGCTCCCGGGAACGCCGACCCCCCGAGATGGCCGGGACCCCCCGGGAGGGCGAGGGGAGCCCCCCCTGCGCCCCGGCACCGCCACCGGCACCGCCGCCCACCCTCCGCGTGCGGGTCCGCGTCCAGGACAACGTCTTCCTCATCCCCGTCCCCCAAAG CCGGTTTTACCGTCGCGGCAGCGAGAACCGCGCCGTGGGCTGGTTGGCGGAACGAGCGGCCGAGCGCTATTACCAAACCTGCGGTTTGTCACCCCGCCTCACCCTCAAGAAAGAGGGGGCCCTTCTCGCCCCCCAAGACCTGGTGGGGGACGTTCTACAGAGCAACGAAGAG GTGCTGGCGGAGGTTCAGTGCTGGGACCTGCCCCCCTTGGCCGAGCGGTACCGGAAAGCTTGCCAGAGCCTGGCTGTGG AGCCTCACCCGCTGCTGCTGAAGGTGACGGAGCTGCACGAGCAGAGCCCGACGttgggggtcggggggggcctGGCCCTGCGGCCCCCCCACTTCCCCCCGTTGTTGCGGGCTCTCAAGCTGCAGGCGCCGCTGCGGCAGCTGCGGCTGCGCGGCTGCGGGTTGCCCGATGCCGTGGCTACCCAGTTGCTGGCCACAGTGGCCACTCTGCCTGCCCTCACCCTCCTGGATCTGGCTGGGAACCGGTTCAGCGCTCAGGGGCTGCGGCAACTCCTGCCCCAGCAACCCGGCACCTTCCAG AACCTAGAAGAGCTGGACCTAAGCCTGAACCCCCTGGGTGACTCTGGCTGCCGGCCgctgtcccagctcctgcagagctgcccgGCGCTCACCACGCTGCGCCTGCAGGCCTGCGGCTTCACCGACGCCTTCGCCCTCGCTG GACCGCCGCGGCTGCAGACTCTGGCCTTGTCCTGCAACGCCCTGGGCCCAGCGGGGCTGACGCGGCTCCTCGGGAGCCTCCCGAGCCGCGACCTCGTCCGGCTGGAGTTGGGCTCCGTCGCCGCACCAGGCCCGCGGCCCCTCACCGCAGCCCTCGGCAAGTACCTGGCACAG GAGGGGAGCGCCCTGAGTCACCTCACGCTCTCCGGGAACCGCCTGGGTGACGGGGACGTCCTGGAGGTGGCCAG GTGCCTCCCCGCGTGCCCAGCTCTGGTTTCCCTGGATTTCTCGGCTAATCCCGGCATCAGCAccgcggggctgcgggcgctGCTCAGCGCCCT